In Gopherus flavomarginatus isolate rGopFla2 chromosome 5, rGopFla2.mat.asm, whole genome shotgun sequence, one DNA window encodes the following:
- the TMEM80 gene encoding transmembrane protein 80: MPGCWRTEGWRREGRERGEDMAAVRRALPWLLHGPGYVTINASRRAAPGGDGGYYRGQCGTVHYTAATDSGGPQGGGGSAGRTSSVLSSVPLQILFYLNGFYYIFYFLATLLMIIYKSQVFSYPDNYLALDLALLFIMAILEAIRLYLGTKGNLTEEEVPLGVSLVITVGSIMLSVYFLVWETYVLKADVIINAILLFMYGLEGLLQIIAIAAFVS, translated from the exons ATGCCgggatgctggaggactgaggggtggcgaagggaggggagagagaggggggaggacATGGCTGCTGTTAGGAGAG CGTTGCCATGGTTACTGCACGGCCCTGGTTACGTGACAATCAACGCCAGCCGGCGCGCGGCGCCAGGAGGCGATGGGGGTTATTACCGCGGACAATGCGGTACCGTTCACTACACGGCGGCGACGGACTCCGGTGGACCccaggggggaggaggcagcgctg GAAGAACTTCATCAGTT CTGTCGTCTGTTCCCTTACAGATCCTGTTCTATTTAAATGGATTTTATTACATCTTTTATTTCTTGGCAACGCTTCTAATGATTATTTATAAAA GTCAAGTTTTCAGTTATCCGGATAATTACTTGGCTCTTGATCTTGCGCTGCTGTTCATTATGGCCATTCTAGAAGCAATCCGATTATACTTGG GTACAAAGGGTAACCTGACAGAAGAAGAGGTTCCACTAGGGGTCAGTCTCGTGATTACTGTTGGCAGCATAATGTTGTCTGTCTACTTCCTGGTGTGGGAGACTTACGTGCTAAAAGCAGACGTCATAATTAATGCTATTCTTCTTTTTATGTATGGACTTGAGGGACTACTACAGATTATAGCCATTGCTGCATTTGTCAGCTAA